One Carettochelys insculpta isolate YL-2023 chromosome 15, ASM3395843v1, whole genome shotgun sequence DNA window includes the following coding sequences:
- the PCDH12 gene encoding protocadherin-12 isoform X1, with product MFFLSHFLLQFLVLCWHFFLCVDCQEVSPFAIQYKVLEEVPSGTVIGKLSKDFGWEEKSESVKTFQQLHLPKELPVHVRSGDGLLSTAGRLDREQLCRHNDPCLVSFDVLATVHLALIHVEIQVLDINDHAPQFPKSELELEISESASLRTRIPLDRAIDPDTGSNALCSYSLSPSNHFALDVISGSDGTKHAELVVVKEVDRELHSCFDLVLTAFDHGEPPKSGTTLLRVIVLDSNDNSPMFAESFLTVEIWEDVLPGTILINLTATDPDQGPNGEIEYSLSKYTPAEVVNMFSIDATTGSVVLRHSLDYEENHTYEVDVQARDLGDNPIPAHCKILIKVLDVNDNAPDVHITWAAQVPVLSEALPKDSFVALVIASDPDSGSNGQVHCYLTQGLEHFKLKRTNSYTYVLLTNAILDRERWAQYNLTLMVQDNGNCSLATRKHLTICISDVNDNPPLFERLTYDVTIAENNVPPSYLITVKAQDADLDVNGKVTYSIQDFLFSDLVSIDSKTGDIFALRSFDYEQMRNLEFLVTAEDWGHPKLSSNASVRVSLLDRNDNSPVIMQPVLVEGKARIVILVNAQTGCLWSSLGNHSCQGTAVTTMTPTPSSNISLLFTIAASDADSGLNGALHYDILSGNDTRLFVLDPLSGHVFLNSSNASSLIGREWELELLVRDQGNSPLKAKALVQLSFRDHLDQLTNSAQEAQMLNSSMVTVICLAVVLGTFLLILVLIMSICKREKKDNMAYNCREAEHAHRQQQLKKPHKHIQKTDIYLVPMLRNRQTVQSEAEQVCSYEEALLKDIPFQSPFHFTPTLYRTLRNQKGPAEQKDDFNLSSIHCRPFHPHRLRNASKENSSLKNHSKRLENPELKPPGDQNCDLSFPTSQISNMTLKRHRTEVPDVAPREPHPHQHLLQSLVRLSMVALAEQDSTGELTLESPPIQQISQLLSLLHQGQFQPKTNHRGNKYTAKNGTRNAGLDADCLRIKDSGHGESEADDHGSENGLNLSIHQLVEEELESLLEPHAGLALDRLTADPAWMARLSLSLTSSYKDNVFSPDSLQCSQDQGDAVLDKPRTFETFGKVSGSDSNAARTRLASTFLSEMSTLFEMILSQKSQTHGTASGLLQQLCARSKTCGLDGDAPVV from the exons ATGTTTTTTCTGTCACACTTTCTGCTTCAGTTCTTGGTGTTGTGCTGGCACTTTTTCCTTTGTGTGGATTGCCAGGAGGTGTCCCCTTTTGCAATACAATACAAAGTGTTAGAAGAAGTGCCAAGTGGAACTGTGATAGGGAAGTTGTCCAAGGATTTTGGCTGGGAAGAGAAAAGTGAATCAGTAAAGACATTCCAGCAGCTGCACTTACCCAAGGAGCTCCCTGTTCATGTTAGGTCTGGAGATGGTTTGCTTAGCACTGCAGGACGATTGGACAGAGAACAGTTATGCAGGCACAATGATCCATGCTTGGTCTCTTTTGATGTTCTGGCTACCGTACACTTGGCTTTAATCCATGTGGAGATTCAGGTTTTGGACATCAATGATCATGCACCCCAATTTCCAAAATCTGAGCTGGAACTGGAAATATCAGAGAGTGCATCTTTACGAACACGGATACCACTGGATCGAGCCATTGACCCAGACACGGGCTCCAATGCTCTCTGCTCATACTCATTATCACCCAGTAACCACTTTGCTTTGGATGTGATCTCTGGATCTGATGGAACTAAACATGCAGAACTTGTAGTTGTTAAAGAAGTGGACAGAGAGCTCCACTCTTGTTTTGATCTAGTATTGACTGCTTTTGATCATGGAGAACCACCAAAATCAGGAACAACCTTACTTAGGGTAATTGTTTTAGACTCCAATGATAACAGTCCTATGTTTGCAGAGAGTTTTTTGACAGTGGAAATCTGGGAAGATGTTTTGCCTGGGACAATTCTTATAAACCTTACAGCCACTGACCCTGATCAGGGTCCCAATGGGGAGATAGAATATTCACTAAGTAAATATACTCCAGCGGAGGTGGTGAACATGTTCAGCATTGATGCCACAACAGGCAGTGTAGTTCTGAGACACTCACTGGATTATGAAGAAAACCATACCTATGAAGTAGATGTACAAGCCAGGGATCTTGGAGATAATCCTATCCCAGCACACTGCAAGATCCTCATCAAGGTACTGGATGTCAATGACAATGCCCCAGATGTGCACATAACTTGGGCTGCCCAGGTGCCAGTGCTATCTGAAGCTCTTCCTAAGGACAGTTTTGTTGCTCTAGTGATAGCAAGTGATCCAGATTCAGGAAGCAATGGACAGGTACACTGTTACCTTACTCAAGGACTTGAACATTTCAAATTGAAAAGGACCAACAGCTACACTTATGTCCTGTTGACCAATGCCATCCTGGACAGGGAGAGGTGGGCACAATATAACCTGACATTAATGGTCCAGGACAATGGGAACTGCTCCTTAGCTACAAGAAAACACCTCACTATATGCATCAGTGATGTCAATGACAACCCACCATTGTTTGAAAGACTTACATATGATGTCACCATTGCTGAGAACAATGTGCCTCCATCATACCTGATTACTGTCAAGGCTCAAGATGCTGATTTAGACGTTAATGGAAAAGTCACTTATAGCATCCAGGACTTCCTTTTTTCTGATTTAGTCTCTATTGATTCCAAAACTGGTGACATCTTTGCACTCAGAAGTTTTGATTATGAACAAATGAGAAATCTGGAATTCCTGGTGACAGCAGAAGATTGGGGTCACCCCAAACTTTCATCAAATGCTTCCGTTAGGGTTAGTCTGCTTGATAGGAATGATAATTCCCCAGTTATTATGCAGCCAGTGCTGGTGGAAGGCAAAGCAAGGATTGTTATTCTAGTCAATGCCCAGACTGGATGCTTGTGGTCATCCCTAGGGAATCACAGCTGCCAAGGTACAGCAGTAACCACCATGACACCGACACCCAGTTCCAATATTTCCCTGCTATTCACCATTGCTGCAAGTGATGCAGATTCTGGCCTGAATGGGGCCCTCCACTATGATATTCTGAGTGGAAATGATACCCGTTTGTTTGTCCTTGATCCACTCTCAGGGCACGTGTTTCTCAACAGTAGCAATGCCAGCAGCCTCATTGGAAGAGAATGGGAATTGGAGCTGCTGGTGAGGGACCAAGGGAACTCTCCACTGAAGGCTAAAGCCCTTGTGCAGTTAAGTTTCAGAGATCATCTTGACCAGCTGACAAACTCAGCCCAGGAGGCTCAGATGCTGAACTCATCCATGGTGACTGTTATATGCCTAGCTGTGGTATTAGGCACTTTTCTTCTTATTTTAGTTTTAATCATGTCCATAtgcaaaagagagaagaaagataACATGGCCTACAACTGCAGGGAAGCAGAACATGCTCACAGACAACAGCAGCTGAAGAAGCCCCACAAACACATTCAGAAAACAGACATATATTTAGTCCCTATGCTCAGAAACAGGCAAACTGTGCAGAGTGAGGCTGAGCAAGTTTGCTCCTATGAAGAAGCTTTGCTGAAGGACATCCCATTTCAGTCTCCATTTCATTTCACTCCAACACTGTATAGGACCCTAAGAAATCAGAAAGGTCCAGCTGAACAGAAAGATGACTTCAATCTCTCTTCAATACACTGCAGACCATTCCACCCACACAGACTAAGAAATGCATCAAAAGAGAACTCAAGCCTCAAGAACCACTCCAAAAGGTTAGAGAACCCAGAGCTGAAGCCTCCGGGTGATCAGAATTGTGACCTCTCATTTCCAACTTCTCAGATTTCAAACATGACTCTGAAGAGGCACAGAACTGAGGTGCCAGATGTGGCGCCCAGGGAACCCCATCCCCATCAGCACCTCCTGCAAAGCCTAGTGAGGCTGTCCATGGTGGCACTTGCAGAACAGGACTCCACAGGAGAACTCACTCTGGAGTCACCTCCTATTCAG CAAATCTCTCAGCTGCTGTCTCTGCTGCACCAGGGCCAGTTCCAGCCCAAAACAAATCACAGAGGAAACAAATACACAGCCAAGAATGGCACCAG GAATGCAGGGCTGGATGCTGATTGCCTCCGTATAAAGGACAGTGGCCATGGAGAGAGCGAGGCAGATGACCATGGTTCAGAAAATGGACTCAATCTTTCCATACACCAGCTGGTGGAAGAAGAACTCGAGAGCCTTCTAGAGCCTCATGCAG GGCTGGCCCTGGACAGGCTAACAGCAGACCCTGCGTGGATGGCTCGGCTCTCCCTGTCCCTTACCAGCAGTTACAAGGACAATGTTTTCTCACCTGATTCTCTGCAGTGTTCTCAGGACCAGGGAGATGCAGTGTTGGACAAACCAAGGACCTTTGAGACATTTGGTAAAGTTAGTGGATCTGACTCAAATGCAGCCAGGACGAGACTGGCCAGCACTTTCCTCTCAGAAATGAGCACCTTATTTGAAATGATCTTATCCCAGAAATCACAGACCCATGGAACAGCCTCGgggctcctgcagcagctctgtgcacgCAGCAAGACCTGTGGTCTGGATGGTGATGCTCCTGTTGTGTAG
- the PCDH12 gene encoding protocadherin-12 isoform X2, whose translation MFFLSHFLLQFLVLCWHFFLCVDCQEVSPFAIQYKVLEEVPSGTVIGKLSKDFGWEEKSESVKTFQQLHLPKELPVHVRSGDGLLSTAGRLDREQLCRHNDPCLVSFDVLATVHLALIHVEIQVLDINDHAPQFPKSELELEISESASLRTRIPLDRAIDPDTGSNALCSYSLSPSNHFALDVISGSDGTKHAELVVVKEVDRELHSCFDLVLTAFDHGEPPKSGTTLLRVIVLDSNDNSPMFAESFLTVEIWEDVLPGTILINLTATDPDQGPNGEIEYSLSKYTPAEVVNMFSIDATTGSVVLRHSLDYEENHTYEVDVQARDLGDNPIPAHCKILIKVLDVNDNAPDVHITWAAQVPVLSEALPKDSFVALVIASDPDSGSNGQVHCYLTQGLEHFKLKRTNSYTYVLLTNAILDRERWAQYNLTLMVQDNGNCSLATRKHLTICISDVNDNPPLFERLTYDVTIAENNVPPSYLITVKAQDADLDVNGKVTYSIQDFLFSDLVSIDSKTGDIFALRSFDYEQMRNLEFLVTAEDWGHPKLSSNASVRVSLLDRNDNSPVIMQPVLVEGKARIVILVNAQTGCLWSSLGNHSCQGTAVTTMTPTPSSNISLLFTIAASDADSGLNGALHYDILSGNDTRLFVLDPLSGHVFLNSSNASSLIGREWELELLVRDQGNSPLKAKALVQLSFRDHLDQLTNSAQEAQMLNSSMVTVICLAVVLGTFLLILVLIMSICKREKKDNMAYNCREAEHAHRQQQLKKPHKHIQKTDIYLVPMLRNRQTVQSEAEQVCSYEEALLKDIPFQSPFHFTPTLYRTLRNQKGPAEQKDDFNLSSIHCRPFHPHRLRNASKENSSLKNHSKRLENPELKPPGDQNCDLSFPTSQISNMTLKRHRTEVPDVAPREPHPHQHLLQSLVRLSMVALAEQDSTGELTLESPPIQQISQLLSLLHQGQFQPKTNHRGNKYTAKNGTRAGPGQANSRPCVDGSALPVPYQQLQGQCFLT comes from the exons ATGTTTTTTCTGTCACACTTTCTGCTTCAGTTCTTGGTGTTGTGCTGGCACTTTTTCCTTTGTGTGGATTGCCAGGAGGTGTCCCCTTTTGCAATACAATACAAAGTGTTAGAAGAAGTGCCAAGTGGAACTGTGATAGGGAAGTTGTCCAAGGATTTTGGCTGGGAAGAGAAAAGTGAATCAGTAAAGACATTCCAGCAGCTGCACTTACCCAAGGAGCTCCCTGTTCATGTTAGGTCTGGAGATGGTTTGCTTAGCACTGCAGGACGATTGGACAGAGAACAGTTATGCAGGCACAATGATCCATGCTTGGTCTCTTTTGATGTTCTGGCTACCGTACACTTGGCTTTAATCCATGTGGAGATTCAGGTTTTGGACATCAATGATCATGCACCCCAATTTCCAAAATCTGAGCTGGAACTGGAAATATCAGAGAGTGCATCTTTACGAACACGGATACCACTGGATCGAGCCATTGACCCAGACACGGGCTCCAATGCTCTCTGCTCATACTCATTATCACCCAGTAACCACTTTGCTTTGGATGTGATCTCTGGATCTGATGGAACTAAACATGCAGAACTTGTAGTTGTTAAAGAAGTGGACAGAGAGCTCCACTCTTGTTTTGATCTAGTATTGACTGCTTTTGATCATGGAGAACCACCAAAATCAGGAACAACCTTACTTAGGGTAATTGTTTTAGACTCCAATGATAACAGTCCTATGTTTGCAGAGAGTTTTTTGACAGTGGAAATCTGGGAAGATGTTTTGCCTGGGACAATTCTTATAAACCTTACAGCCACTGACCCTGATCAGGGTCCCAATGGGGAGATAGAATATTCACTAAGTAAATATACTCCAGCGGAGGTGGTGAACATGTTCAGCATTGATGCCACAACAGGCAGTGTAGTTCTGAGACACTCACTGGATTATGAAGAAAACCATACCTATGAAGTAGATGTACAAGCCAGGGATCTTGGAGATAATCCTATCCCAGCACACTGCAAGATCCTCATCAAGGTACTGGATGTCAATGACAATGCCCCAGATGTGCACATAACTTGGGCTGCCCAGGTGCCAGTGCTATCTGAAGCTCTTCCTAAGGACAGTTTTGTTGCTCTAGTGATAGCAAGTGATCCAGATTCAGGAAGCAATGGACAGGTACACTGTTACCTTACTCAAGGACTTGAACATTTCAAATTGAAAAGGACCAACAGCTACACTTATGTCCTGTTGACCAATGCCATCCTGGACAGGGAGAGGTGGGCACAATATAACCTGACATTAATGGTCCAGGACAATGGGAACTGCTCCTTAGCTACAAGAAAACACCTCACTATATGCATCAGTGATGTCAATGACAACCCACCATTGTTTGAAAGACTTACATATGATGTCACCATTGCTGAGAACAATGTGCCTCCATCATACCTGATTACTGTCAAGGCTCAAGATGCTGATTTAGACGTTAATGGAAAAGTCACTTATAGCATCCAGGACTTCCTTTTTTCTGATTTAGTCTCTATTGATTCCAAAACTGGTGACATCTTTGCACTCAGAAGTTTTGATTATGAACAAATGAGAAATCTGGAATTCCTGGTGACAGCAGAAGATTGGGGTCACCCCAAACTTTCATCAAATGCTTCCGTTAGGGTTAGTCTGCTTGATAGGAATGATAATTCCCCAGTTATTATGCAGCCAGTGCTGGTGGAAGGCAAAGCAAGGATTGTTATTCTAGTCAATGCCCAGACTGGATGCTTGTGGTCATCCCTAGGGAATCACAGCTGCCAAGGTACAGCAGTAACCACCATGACACCGACACCCAGTTCCAATATTTCCCTGCTATTCACCATTGCTGCAAGTGATGCAGATTCTGGCCTGAATGGGGCCCTCCACTATGATATTCTGAGTGGAAATGATACCCGTTTGTTTGTCCTTGATCCACTCTCAGGGCACGTGTTTCTCAACAGTAGCAATGCCAGCAGCCTCATTGGAAGAGAATGGGAATTGGAGCTGCTGGTGAGGGACCAAGGGAACTCTCCACTGAAGGCTAAAGCCCTTGTGCAGTTAAGTTTCAGAGATCATCTTGACCAGCTGACAAACTCAGCCCAGGAGGCTCAGATGCTGAACTCATCCATGGTGACTGTTATATGCCTAGCTGTGGTATTAGGCACTTTTCTTCTTATTTTAGTTTTAATCATGTCCATAtgcaaaagagagaagaaagataACATGGCCTACAACTGCAGGGAAGCAGAACATGCTCACAGACAACAGCAGCTGAAGAAGCCCCACAAACACATTCAGAAAACAGACATATATTTAGTCCCTATGCTCAGAAACAGGCAAACTGTGCAGAGTGAGGCTGAGCAAGTTTGCTCCTATGAAGAAGCTTTGCTGAAGGACATCCCATTTCAGTCTCCATTTCATTTCACTCCAACACTGTATAGGACCCTAAGAAATCAGAAAGGTCCAGCTGAACAGAAAGATGACTTCAATCTCTCTTCAATACACTGCAGACCATTCCACCCACACAGACTAAGAAATGCATCAAAAGAGAACTCAAGCCTCAAGAACCACTCCAAAAGGTTAGAGAACCCAGAGCTGAAGCCTCCGGGTGATCAGAATTGTGACCTCTCATTTCCAACTTCTCAGATTTCAAACATGACTCTGAAGAGGCACAGAACTGAGGTGCCAGATGTGGCGCCCAGGGAACCCCATCCCCATCAGCACCTCCTGCAAAGCCTAGTGAGGCTGTCCATGGTGGCACTTGCAGAACAGGACTCCACAGGAGAACTCACTCTGGAGTCACCTCCTATTCAG CAAATCTCTCAGCTGCTGTCTCTGCTGCACCAGGGCCAGTTCCAGCCCAAAACAAATCACAGAGGAAACAAATACACAGCCAAGAATGGCACCAG GGCTGGCCCTGGACAGGCTAACAGCAGACCCTGCGTGGATGGCTCGGCTCTCCCTGTCCCTTACCAGCAGTTACAAGGACAATGTTTTCTCACCTGA
- the PCDH12 gene encoding protocadherin-12 isoform X3: MTLKRHRTEVPDVAPREPHPHQHLLQSLVRLSMVALAEQDSTGELTLESPPIQQISQLLSLLHQGQFQPKTNHRGNKYTAKNGTRNAGLDADCLRIKDSGHGESEADDHGSENGLNLSIHQLVEEELESLLEPHAGLALDRLTADPAWMARLSLSLTSSYKDNVFSPDSLQCSQDQGDAVLDKPRTFETFGKVSGSDSNAARTRLASTFLSEMSTLFEMILSQKSQTHGTASGLLQQLCARSKTCGLDGDAPVV; this comes from the exons ATGACTCTGAAGAGGCACAGAACTGAGGTGCCAGATGTGGCGCCCAGGGAACCCCATCCCCATCAGCACCTCCTGCAAAGCCTAGTGAGGCTGTCCATGGTGGCACTTGCAGAACAGGACTCCACAGGAGAACTCACTCTGGAGTCACCTCCTATTCAG CAAATCTCTCAGCTGCTGTCTCTGCTGCACCAGGGCCAGTTCCAGCCCAAAACAAATCACAGAGGAAACAAATACACAGCCAAGAATGGCACCAG GAATGCAGGGCTGGATGCTGATTGCCTCCGTATAAAGGACAGTGGCCATGGAGAGAGCGAGGCAGATGACCATGGTTCAGAAAATGGACTCAATCTTTCCATACACCAGCTGGTGGAAGAAGAACTCGAGAGCCTTCTAGAGCCTCATGCAG GGCTGGCCCTGGACAGGCTAACAGCAGACCCTGCGTGGATGGCTCGGCTCTCCCTGTCCCTTACCAGCAGTTACAAGGACAATGTTTTCTCACCTGATTCTCTGCAGTGTTCTCAGGACCAGGGAGATGCAGTGTTGGACAAACCAAGGACCTTTGAGACATTTGGTAAAGTTAGTGGATCTGACTCAAATGCAGCCAGGACGAGACTGGCCAGCACTTTCCTCTCAGAAATGAGCACCTTATTTGAAATGATCTTATCCCAGAAATCACAGACCCATGGAACAGCCTCGgggctcctgcagcagctctgtgcacgCAGCAAGACCTGTGGTCTGGATGGTGATGCTCCTGTTGTGTAG